The nucleotide sequence CTCGAAGCAAGTTTCGAACAGATACGGTTTCAGATTCGATTTTCGATCTGTAGCGATGGGAGCCGGTTCGTTGGTGCGGTATAAATCAAAAGAGATACTGCAGCCGTCGATGGCTTCGGGGATAACCACCGGGCTGAAAGCTATTTCTCTGTCTTTCGTTCTGTTCGAATAGATCGCAGATAGATCGAATTCAACGAACGGTGGAACCCTTGTATCATAAGACGTGCTGTACAGAGTCGCGTTTGCGTCTTTGTCGACGACCGATAATGAAAACTGTTGACGTTCACAGTCGCGGATCGGGATCAAGGTTGTAACCGTACGCGAGTCTTTCGCGTTCAATGAGACGTCCTTCTCAATGCGGATTGAATCCCCACGGTAGTCGGTTGTTTGGCTAACCAAAAGAAGATCCATCGAGTGGCCGGAGTGATTTTGCAGCGTCACTTCAAGCGGGTTGTCGCCAAAGAACTGTGGTTTGTGCCAAACGCTTCCGTTGTAGTTCGCATACGCTTCGTGAAAGGCAAGTCTGGAAACAGCTAGGTCGTTCTGGTCAAAGACCAAGTCCGCATAGCCATTGGGTTCCAGCCAGCGATCGGAAAAGCTTCCTTTCACATTGCCGTCGACCGGTTGCCAGGCCGTCATTTGTTGCGTTCCATGCGGTTTGGCTCCGCCGCCAGCGCGCGGACCATGATAGAAACGTGAGTGACGGTCTCGGACAATATTGAAACCCCAAGTGGTGCCGGGGCGGATGGGATGGGGATAGATGCGATCCATGGCGATAGCCACTTCGGCAGTCCAGCGATCATCAAGTTTCTGTGTCTTTACTCGCCATTCCGTATTCCAGCGATCGTCACCCTTAATGCATGAAACGGAATACTGGACCGGGCGATCAAACGTGGTGTCGTACGTGATTCCGTTGGCATTGAATGCTAAACGGATGATGTTCTTGTGGTTGTGTTGCGGATCCAGCAAAATTTCGATGCGATCGTCAAACAGGATGTCGGGATCGTCATAGCGAACCGTCTCTGTCCGCACTCTCTGCATTTGCTCTTCTTGGCAAGAGAATGCGAAATACAGATAGTCGTCGTCATGGGTCAACCAGGCGGTGGTTTCCTGGAAGTTGTTGTTTGAACCTAGCTGAATGGTATTGGAAAAATCTGACAATCGGGTTGCCCTGCGCCAGGCAGCGTCGTCCAGGACTCCATCCACAACGGGAGGTGACAAGGTTCGATTACACGTCGCCAGCTTGATGTCGAAAACTTCGGGTTCCTTCTTCATCAAGTCAAAATACTTGATCTGGGCCATTCCGCTCGACGGAAAGCAAACGCAACCGAGCATCAGTAATGCAAACCAGTGCATTCGTTCAGGTCTTCTGTTCATCGCAGTGGGTCGTTGGTGGTTGCCATTGGAGATCCGGTTCATTGACCGCTCTTGTCGGGTCGGTTTACATAGACGAAGGGGGCTCCTCGCGAATCACCAGAATCTTCGATCAGCCAAGTCATCATGGTGAATGGTCCGGCAGGAAGATTGATGTTGAACTCAACCGATGTTGCATTTGCGGGAATCGTTAGTTCTTGATCTATCGCACCGATGCGAAGTCTCGCACGTTCCGCCCTGATCGGTTCGGTGGATTCAGCTTCGTCGGGCAATTCTTGTAAGCGGAAGGTGTAGGTTCCGGGGCGTTCTACTTGGACTGTCCACCAACCATTGGTTTGCTGGCGGTTGGCAATGACGTCAGGATTCCAGGTCAGCAAAGATGACCGACTGTGCCAATCGTGGCAGGTTAGTTTGACCGGGTTTTCCTGTGCTGCGCCAATGTAGACGCGACAAAATTCGTCGAAGCGGGGCTGAAGGGTACTCCACCAATCCAGGTATTTGGATCGAAGTTCTTCAACCACCTTGGGATGCTTCGAAGCGATATCGTTTGCCTGTCCCGGATCCGTTTGGATGTCAAAGAGTTGTTTTCCTTCGACCAGCCGCCAACGCTCGGTCATAACTGCCGATTTCAACCACATTTGCGGCCGCTCAACACGAGGGTTGTGGACACACAAGGTGCGATCTGGCCAAGTCACTTGTTCGCCGTGAAGCAGCCCCGCGAAGCTACATCCGTCAATTTCGTTTGGGGCTGCAGGCTGTAAACCGCAAAGGTCGATCAGTGTCGGAGTGAGATCGAAGTGTGCGGTGAGTTGTGGGATATCTCGGCCACCGGTGAGGCCACCATTGGGCCAATGAACGAAGCATGCGGCGCGATGCCCACCGTCATACGGACTGCCTTTCCATTTCCGCAATCCGGCATGATAGGCGTAGGGCGAAGGCTTACCGGGCGTGGGGCCGCCGTGTCCGTTGTCGTTCATGAAAATCAGGATCGTGTTGTCGGCAATCCCAAGCTCGCCAAGCCGATCTCGCAATTGCCCAAGGTTTGCGTCAATGCAGGCGATCATCCCGAAGAATCGAGCTCGCAATTCTTCCATGCCAAGTTCGAGATAAGGCTCGGCGTATCGATCGGGCACTCGATACCAGAAGTGGGGGGCGTTCAGCGGGAGGTAGCAGAAGAACGGTTCGCTTTGATTTCGCTCAATAAACTGTGTTGCCTCGCGAAACCATACGTCGGTGCAGTAGCCGTTGAACTTCTCCCACCGTCCATCCCGACAGTAGTGATCGTCAAAATAGGTGTTGCCCCAGTAATCTGGGTTTTGCCCGATACCCCCACCGCCGTGGATCAGCGTTTCATCAAAACCGCGATCTTGGGGCCGATAAGGGTACGCGTCCCCAAGATGCCACTTTCCAAAAATGCCAGTGCGATAACCGGCGTCACGGAATCTCTCAGCCAGTGTCGTTTCGTTGTGACGTAGCATTGAGCGTCCTTGAAGCGTGTGCCATACGCCGACGCGGCTGGCGTACTTACCGGTCATCAATGCCGCTCGGGTGGGCGAGCAAGTGGGATCGACGTGGAAATCGGTCATCCGAACACTGTCGGAATACAAGCGGTCCATCTCCGGCGTTTCTAATGCTGGATGACCGTGACATCCGAAATCACCGTATCCCTGATCGTCCGTCAGAATCAGGATGACGTTTGGGGGACGCTCCGAAGCGACAAGCGAAACAGCCGCAAAGGCATAGCACGAAAATAGAGTTGTAAATACGAAGCGTTTCATTGGTTATTCAATCCTCGAAAAACGGTCTTTGCGTTGTCGTGAAGGATCCGTCGTTTCTGTGTCGCCGACAGGAAGTCCGAATCGCAGCGAACCGTATCAATCAACTGTTGGTACGTGTGCAGATTTAGCGTTACCGGTGCGTCGGATCCCCATATCAGCTTTTCAGCCCCGACCAACCCTACCGCCTCGCGTAACAGACGGGCGACCTCAGGGCATGGATAGCTTTCTTCCAAGAGGGTTGGCACGGCGGATAAGCCCAGCCAAACGTTGTCCCTTTGCCCGAGTTCCAGCAGGCTCTGACGACGCTTCAACGCGACCGTGTCAGACAATTGATCTGCGGGTAGATAGCCCAGATGTGCAAGCACGAAACGCGTCGAGGGCATTCGCGAGATCAGCGCATCAAAGCCTTCGACTTGATAGCCAAGATTCCCTGGAGGTCCCGGATCAATGATCACTTCAAGACCTTCATCGGCAACCGT is from Crateriforma conspicua and encodes:
- a CDS encoding arylsulfatase is translated as MKRFVFTTLFSCYAFAAVSLVASERPPNVILILTDDQGYGDFGCHGHPALETPEMDRLYSDSVRMTDFHVDPTCSPTRAALMTGKYASRVGVWHTLQGRSMLRHNETTLAERFRDAGYRTGIFGKWHLGDAYPYRPQDRGFDETLIHGGGGIGQNPDYWGNTYFDDHYCRDGRWEKFNGYCTDVWFREATQFIERNQSEPFFCYLPLNAPHFWYRVPDRYAEPYLELGMEELRARFFGMIACIDANLGQLRDRLGELGIADNTILIFMNDNGHGGPTPGKPSPYAYHAGLRKWKGSPYDGGHRAACFVHWPNGGLTGGRDIPQLTAHFDLTPTLIDLCGLQPAAPNEIDGCSFAGLLHGEQVTWPDRTLCVHNPRVERPQMWLKSAVMTERWRLVEGKQLFDIQTDPGQANDIASKHPKVVEELRSKYLDWWSTLQPRFDEFCRVYIGAAQENPVKLTCHDWHSRSSLLTWNPDVIANRQQTNGWWTVQVERPGTYTFRLQELPDEAESTEPIRAERARLRIGAIDQELTIPANATSVEFNINLPAGPFTMMTWLIEDSGDSRGAPFVYVNRPDKSGQ
- a CDS encoding sugar-binding protein → MNRRPERMHWFALLMLGCVCFPSSGMAQIKYFDLMKKEPEVFDIKLATCNRTLSPPVVDGVLDDAAWRRATRLSDFSNTIQLGSNNNFQETTAWLTHDDDYLYFAFSCQEEQMQRVRTETVRYDDPDILFDDRIEILLDPQHNHKNIIRLAFNANGITYDTTFDRPVQYSVSCIKGDDRWNTEWRVKTQKLDDRWTAEVAIAMDRIYPHPIRPGTTWGFNIVRDRHSRFYHGPRAGGGAKPHGTQQMTAWQPVDGNVKGSFSDRWLEPNGYADLVFDQNDLAVSRLAFHEAYANYNGSVWHKPQFFGDNPLEVTLQNHSGHSMDLLLVSQTTDYRGDSIRIEKDVSLNAKDSRTVTTLIPIRDCERQQFSLSVVDKDANATLYSTSYDTRVPPFVEFDLSAIYSNRTKDREIAFSPVVIPEAIDGCSISFDLYRTNEPAPIATDRKSNLKPYLFETCFEGFDWSSLPSSNYTITCRLRDPTGKTIGEFDHGFTKHRTEPCSNLHASETQYSFGGQEGKATVVSFPAGERFVFWEHSSYVPWWDLENMAVTYEFMECWGFGNQGCSEPMQDKENRYSKVDIIENTPARVVLRWRYALGDPNYQIIFNEWVTEYYYLYPDGSGVRDIQFWANSDVRHEILQPQYVFPTGVIPRQMFEDITCKVFNFDGESVVNRIDAPVLKHPEQAKDWKEEVMRIFLKDRKHPYLIWSKREDIVPNSINKGLVVGDVGRSMGGHWPMQPMNVDVYSVVGTDRPYHSWLGSVHVVPDPKTQPNRWKHLIGVCDQGDEQLITIGTNWLYPPSVHTQCEGISFTGFDAAQKAFVFHQSHEVPELNFRFSGEEETVFHPAVILENCFMEIQSISVNDKALAPEEFKSATITTSGDAGKIIWLDREIPIETTLSIRFTSTTGR
- a CDS encoding amidohydrolase family protein, whose product is MHEEIPIIDAHVHVIPTVRGRNRFGKVVSGRCGCVNRGAELVPMLPTTCVDSNYPVESLFELMDRSGVKQAVLLQNPTLGTCNEYIGDCTQRYPDRFCGVIQIDPRDPLATETIRQFVSPQHHTLKMEMSFDWGWTGLYPDFRIDSAEMDGIWQTVADEGLEVIIDPGPPGNLGYQVEGFDALISRMPSTRFVLAHLGYLPADQLSDTVALKRRQSLLELGQRDNVWLGLSAVPTLLEESYPCPEVARLLREAVGLVGAEKLIWGSDAPVTLNLHTYQQLIDTVRCDSDFLSATQKRRILHDNAKTVFRGLNNQ